The Neurospora crassa OR74A linkage group IV, whole genome shotgun sequence genome has a segment encoding these proteins:
- a CDS encoding RNA-binding La domain-containing protein, translated as MSDTTANTEAAPAVENVQTEVQTETVEAPVAEAAPAAEEAPKTEDASKEEEKKPEATKSIDRADYKNNRKYDPSTQPVTDDPVKIRNQVEFYFSDSNLPTDKFMWETTGGVENKPVSLKTICSFKRMQMFQPYSAVVAALKESAFLDVSGEEGQETVKRKKAYTSSSDAQKARLAASVYVKGFGEETGSTQFDIEAFFTKFGQVNLVKLRRNEENKFKGSVFVEFKTEDEANAFVALNPAPKWQDQELVIKKKKDYLDEKTQLIKEGKMEPGTSKKKIFFEGSIKGAERGRGRGGRSGGDKGDWKSRRDNDQRNGFKGGRGRGRGGRGGRGGRGGRDNRDRNNDNNNKRAREDDGDKSAEPAAKKVDTKAEAVEQQ; from the exons ATGAGCGATACCACCGCCAACACTGAGGCTGCGCCTGCCGTCGAGAATGTTCAGACCGAGGTCCAAACCGAGACTGTAGAGGCCCCCGTCGCGGAGgctgcccccgccgccgaggagGCTCCCAAGACTGAGGATGccagcaaggaggaggagaagaagcctgAGGCTACCAAGTCTATCGACCGCGCCGACTACAAGAACAACAGGAAATACGATCCTTCGACCCAGCCCGTCACTGACGATCCCGTCAAGATCCGCAACCAG GTCGAGTTCTACTTCAGCGACAGCAACCTCCCTACCGATAAGTTCATGTGGGAGACGACCGGAGGCGTGGAGAACAAGCCCGTTTCGCTCAAGACCATCTGCAGCTTCAAGCGCATGCAGATGTTCCAGCCCTACTCGGCCGTCGTCGCCGCGTTGAAGGAGAGCGCCTTCTTGGATGTGTCTGGCGAGGAGGGCCAGGAGACGGTCAAGCGCAAGAAGGCCTACACTTCGTCCTCTGATGCGCAAAAGGCCCGTCTGGCTGCCAGCGTTTACGTCAAGGGTTTCGGCGAAGAGACCGGATCCACTCAGTTCGACATCGAGGCTTTCTTCACCAAGTTTGGTCAGGTCAACCTGGTCAAGCTGAGGCGTAACGAGGAGAACAAATTCAAGGGCTCGGTCTTCGTTGAGTTTAAGACGGAAGACGAAGCCAACGCCTTTGTTGCCCTGAACCCCGCCCCCAAGTGGCAGGATCAAGAGCTCgtcatcaagaagaagaaggattacCTGGACGAGAAGACCCAGCTCATTAAGGAGGGCAAGATGGAGCCCGGCACCAGCAAGAAAAAGATCTTCTTCGAGGGCAGCATCAAGGGTGCCGAACGTGGCCGCGGACGTGGCGGCCGCAGCGGTGGTGACAAGGGTGACTGGAAGTCGCGTCGTGATAACGACCAGAGAAACGGCTTCAAGGGTGGCCGTGGTCGTGGAAGGGGTGGCCGCGGTGGCCGTGGCGGCCGTGGTGGTCGCGACAACCGTGACCGCAACAACGA taacaacaacaagcgtgCCCGTGAAGATGACGGAGACAAGAGTGCTGAGCCAGCGGCGAAGAAGGTCGACACTAAGGCTGAGGCTGTCGAGCAGCAATAG
- a CDS encoding mito ribosomal protein S4, with amino-acid sequence MKIRRLFKYHSLKKKPIRPTWNKYNLYNLATAGREPRISGKTFFQQKWLAKSLTRAYHGEHIKERKWARMFSRRLPAVVNMDPAYMAKYNGSEQAAGRGSGLSEPPAYEKTADEKPAKQVIANPGRKVPTPYEQMTFAPLERRLDIAIFRALFASSARQARQMVVHGAVTVNGKKMKHPGYLLNPGDLFQVDVERVLYATGAPKDKKLLAAAMKAAKKELAEEAQEAAEEKDAEAEEAEEGEAQEAASKSGKKEKQVDTSKFDEAWNRKYELLQLQRLLQYAKHIADSPSHQLSATRKQALRALKRDIKAAIKQAQRRDGSVSPTGNVVDDLTMLLERLAVSPSKAIQQEEAAKELSKKLDKQSRQVLKKVIEYNDEHEDNEIDPSKPYMTPWRPRNYMSAFAFIPRYLEVNQNICAAVYLRHPVARPGESEVPSPFSPTINQLAFNWYLRRG; translated from the exons ATGAAGATCCGGAGGTTGTTCAAGTACCACAGTTTGAAGAAAAAG CCCATCAGGCCGACATGGAACAAATATAACCTGTACAACCTGGCTACGGCCGGGAGAGAACCCAGAATCAGCGGCAAGACATTCTTCCAGCAGAAATGGCTCGCCAAGTCCTTGACACGAGCATACCACGGCGAGCACATCAAGGAACGCAAATGGGCGCGCATGTTTAGCCGTCGCCTACCGGCCGTCGTCAACATGGACCCGGCATACATGGCCAAATATAACGGCAGCGAACAAGCCGCCGGCCGCGGTTCCGGCCTCTCAGAGCCCCCAGCCTACGAGAAGACCGCCGACGAGAAACCTGCCAAGCAAGTCATCGCCAACCCGGGCAGGAAGGTTCCCACGCCGTACGAGCAAATGACCTTTGCGCCTCTCGAGAGACGCCTCGATATCGCCATATTCAGAGCCCTCTTTGCCAGCAGTGCGAGACAGGCCCGCCAGATGGTTGTGCACGGTGCCGTCACCGTCAACGGCAAGAAG ATGAAACACCCCGGTTACCTCCTGAACCCTGGCGATCTCTTCCAAGTCGACGTCGAGCGCGTCCTCTATGCGACCGGTGCgcccaaggacaagaagctCCTCGCCGCGGCTATGAAggccgccaagaaggagctTGCGGAGGAAGCACAGGAAGCCGCCGAAGAGAAGGATgcggaggccgaggaggccgaggaaggagaggcaCAAGAAGCAGCCTCCAAGTCcggcaagaaggagaagcaagTCGACACCTCCAAGTTCGACGAGGCCTGGAACCGCAAGTACGAACTCCTGCAGCTCCAACGTCTGCTGCAGTACGCCAAGCACATCGCCGACTCGCCGTCTCACCAGCTCTCCGCGACGCGCAAGCAAGCATTGCGCGCTTTGAAGCGCGACATCAAGGCCGCCATCAAGCAAGCGCAGCGGCGCGACGGGTCCGTTTCGCCAACCGGTAACGTGGTGGACGACCTGACGATGCTTCTCGAGCGCCTTGCGGTCTCCCCTTCCAAGGCCATtcagcaggaggaggcggccaaGGAGCTGAGCAAGAAGCTTGACAAGCAGTCGCGCCAGGTGCTCAAGAAGGTGATCGAGTACAACGACGAGCACGAGGACAACGAGATCGACCCGAGCAAGCCGTACATGACCCCCTGGAGGCCGCGCAACTACATGTCCGCTTTCGCGTTCATCCCCCGCTACCTTGAGGTCAACCAGAACATCTGCGCGGCCGTCTACCTCCGCCACCCCGTGGCGCGCCCGGGCGAGTCCGAAGTACCGTCGCCTTTCTCCCCCACTATCAACCAACTCGCGTTCAACTGGTACTTACGGAGAGGTTAA